A part of Aspergillus flavus chromosome 1, complete sequence genomic DNA contains:
- a CDS encoding sugar and other transporter-domain-containing protein yields the protein MPDPSSTRKPYFGLKGGWLIFWITIACATDMTLFGYDQVVFGGVIVTDDFLDVLHLDRKTSIISTVTAVYDVGCFFGAIASMILGEKLGQKKSILWGTIIMSTGAILQIAAYGVPQMIVGPTAPIWQGETSQAKWRGKLVAIELIMCIAGYSLSTWMTFSFSFLSGLVTWRFPLAFQFHTTITATVQYERENCIPWRAGSQTMQQLAEINVTSYYLTTLLIESVGLSNRLARLLTACKSISYLLSGIFAIPNIERFGRRQILMICSLGQGICYLLITVLIRFNEMEEYGPKQKVASASVAFFFYYLSFGCGFQGIPWLLPVELNSLSMRTKGVSIATATNWAFNFMVVEITPIGIKTLGWKFYIIWTVFNFSSIPLIYFFYPETPNRPLEDIDRFFIENKGLLIIRNPDATSANRRTRYIECELDIMNAQDKADAAHMEIVAEGKA from the exons ATGCCTGACCCAAGCTCGACCAGGAAGCCATATTTTGGCCTCAAAGGAGGCTGGCTCATTTTTTGGATCACCATTGCATGTGCCACAGATATGACCCTCTTTGGATATGACCAGGTTGTCTTCG GCGGTGTCATTGTTACTGATGATTTCCTTGATGTTTTACATCTCGACAGAAAAACTTCGATAATCTCAACTGTGACTGCGGTGTACGATGTTGGTTGCTTTTTCGGTGCCATTGCCTCAATGATATTGGGGGAGAAACTTGGTCAAAAGAAATCTATTCTATGGGGAACCATCATCATGTCCACTGGCGCCATACTCCAGATTGCCGCCTACGGTGTCCCACAAATGATCGTTGGCC CTACGGCACCCATTTGGCAGGGTGAAACATCTCAAGCAAAATGGAGGGGGAAACTGGTGGCGATCGAGCTGATTATGTGCATCGCCGGTTACTCTCTGTCCACTTGGATgaccttttccttctctttccttaGTGGACTAGTTACCTGGCGATTCCCTCTTGCATTCCAATTT CACACCACAATTACTGCTACCGTCCAATATGAACGAGAGAACTGTATTCCCTGGA GAGCAGGTTCTCAAACCATGCAACAGTTGGCGGAAATCAATGTCACCTCCTACTATCTGACCACTCTCTTAATAGAGTCCGTTGGCCTGTCAAATCGTCTTGCACGTCTTCTCACCGCGTGTAAATCGATTTCTTATCTTCTCTCTGGTATCTTCGCTATCCCTAATATTGAGCGATTTGGTCGCCgccagatattgatgatATGCTCTCTGGGTCAAGGTATATGTTATCTCCTTATTACGGTATTGATTCGCTTCAACGAGATGGAGGAATACGGCCCCAAGCAAAAGGTGGCCTCCGCTTCcgttgctttcttcttttactatctttcctttggttGTGGCTTCCAGGGAATCCCATGGTTACTCCCTGTAGAGTTGAATTCGCTGAGTATGCGAACAAAGGGAGTCTCGATTGCGACTGCCACGAACTGGGCGTTCAATTTTATGGTAGTTGAGATCACACCCATTGGCATCAAGACATTGGGCTGGAAGTTCTACATCATCTGGACGGTTTTCAActtttcttccatcccgCTTATTTACTTCTTCTATCCTGAGACCCCCAATCGCCCGTTGGAGGATATCGACCGTTTCTTTATTGAGAATAAAGGACTCTTGATCATCAGGAACCCTGACGCTACATCCGCGAACCGTCGAACCCGTTATATTGAGTGTGAGCTCGATATCATGAACGCGCAGGATAAGGCCGACGCTGCCCACATGGAAATAGTTGCTGAGGGAAAGGCCTGA